The DNA window ctaacttagtccatgtatgtttgttttcaaaacttaatttccagcactatctaaaaaatatatagtcatttaaattcaattcatataaatcaaatattgctttaatgtttcattatcatttataaatgatttaatatcatcaaaattagacatataggaccataggtccaacatcaGGGTCCGGAATTTTCTAGGTTTAGCGACAgataaatattttgatttttattcaaCTTATCCTTGGTGCATTACTATTTTACAGACTTGGTCTGCAGAGCAATACATAAATGGCTCTCTCACTACCACCTAAGACTTGGTACCTTCATTTCCTTTACCAATCCATTCAATGTCTCATATATGGCGTGAATATGAGGATGCGATGCAGAACCCACTTGGAATTCATGGACAACTCCGTTGATGCTGATCCAACTATGACCAGGCTGCTTCTTGACCCCTCTTTCTCTCATAAACCACCGTAGTGCGGAGACATCACTCCATCTACGATCAACTGCAAATACATTGGATAGCATCACATAGCTTGCAGAATTTTCTGGGTCCACTTCTTTTAGCCTGCGGTAGATACTTTCAGCCAATTCAACTCTTGAGTGAAGTAGGCAGCCCCCAAGCAACGCACCCCATACAAAATTGTTAGGCTCGAAAGGCATGGAGGAAGCAACCTCAAAAGCTTCTTCAACATGACCTACTCTTGCAAGAAGATCAATATAACATGCATAATGTTCCAAACTAGGAGCAATGCAAAAGAAGGATGTCATGTCTTGGAATATCTGTCGTCCTTCATCTATCAACCCTGAGTGGTTGCATGCAGATAAAAGAGCAAGAAACGTTCCAGCATTGGGACACAAACCAAACTGGTCCATTTTGGAGAAAAGCCTAAGGGCTTCCTCTCCTTCGCCATTCGTTGCAAGACCCATTGCCATCGCATTGAACAAGACTACATCTCTAGAAACTACCCTGTCGAAAACCTCCTTCGCTCTGTCCAAACTTCCACACTTACAATACATGTCAATCAATGCGGTAGCTAGAAATGTGTTAGATTCTAGAATACCTTTACTTCCTCTATCTTTCATATACTCATGAACCCAGCTTCCAAGCTCTAAATCACCAATTTGAGCACAAGCTGAGATCACGCTAACCATTGTAACATGGTTTGGTCGAGAATGGGGATTCTCCATCATCGTCCGAAAAAGACTCAAAGCCTCCATGGGGTAGCCATTTTGTACATATGCATTTATCAAAGAATTCCAGGGAAGCACACTTCTTTTTCCGTTTGCGCTAATATCATCAAATATTTCCCTACTTTTATCAATCCTTCCCCATTTaccacacaaataaacaagaacAGTATTCACGAAATCGCCACTAATAATCTTAAAATCATCATTACCAGTCAATCTTGAGAGAATTGTTACCCATTCCTTAATTTGGATAACTTTAAGCTTCGAGCATGCAGACAAAACATTAACCATCGTGTCATCTTCTGGAAGCAATTTTGCATCTACCATTGAACAGAAAAGCTGTAAAACTCTCTCAGTCTGACCTGATTGAGCGTAACCTGCAATCAAAGAAGTCCAGCTACAAACCGTACTTTTCTctggcatttcatcaaacaagtTGCGGGCAGACACCATATCTTTGAGACCTCTAGCATAAACAGCGAGGAGCCCATTACAAACAGAAGAATTAGTCACGAAACCCAATTGAACGATATGGGTATGAATTTGTTTGACACACTGGGAGTTACCAGAGCAGGATTTTAATAGGAATGAAAAGG is part of the Tripterygium wilfordii isolate XIE 37 chromosome 7, ASM1340144v1, whole genome shotgun sequence genome and encodes:
- the LOC120001623 gene encoding pentatricopeptide repeat-containing protein At3g12770-like, translating into MKPWPSKRVPFFPACLTALTPKRCYLAFDAPRNLPSFSSSSSVSPNLNFNLNLATLLQGHIPHYHLLQIHAHIYRLGAHQDSLIATRLIGHYSSRYAIRVLLYQLQNPDIFPFNAAIRVLAREGLLSDCFSLLNTLKQRSLSPNDFTFSFLLKSCSGNSQCVKQIHTHIVQLGFVTNSSVCNGLLAVYARGLKDMVSARNLFDEMPEKSTVCSWTSLIAGYAQSGQTERVLQLFCSMVDAKLLPEDDTMVNVLSACSKLKVIQIKEWVTILSRLTGNDDFKIISGDFVNTVLVYLCGKWGRIDKSREIFDDISANGKRSVLPWNSLINAYVQNGYPMEALSLFRTMMENPHSRPNHVTMVSVISACAQIGDLELGSWVHEYMKDRGSKGILESNTFLATALIDMYCKCGSLDRAKEVFDRVVSRDVVLFNAMAMGLATNGEGEEALRLFSKMDQFGLCPNAGTFLALLSACNHSGLIDEGRQIFQDMTSFFCIAPSLEHYACYIDLLARVGHVEEAFEVASSMPFEPNNFVWGALLGGCLLHSRVELAESIYRRLKEVDPENSASYVMLSNVFAVDRRWSDVSALRWFMRERGVKKQPGHSWISINGVVHEFQVGSASHPHIHAIYETLNGLVKEMKVPSLRW